One region of Erwinia tracheiphila genomic DNA includes:
- the ppnP gene encoding pyrimidine/purine nucleoside phosphorylase produces MLNVSEYFDGKVKSIGFDSASTGLASIGVMAEGEYTFGTGQPEEMTVVSGSLKVLLPGETEWKHYEPGQVFNVPGHSEFHLQVAEPSSYLCRYLKD; encoded by the coding sequence ATGCTCAACGTCAGCGAATATTTCGACGGAAAAGTGAAATCAATCGGTTTCGACAGTGCCAGCACCGGGCTCGCCAGCATTGGCGTGATGGCCGAGGGTGAATACACGTTTGGCACGGGTCAGCCGGAAGAGATGACCGTGGTGAGCGGTTCGCTGAAAGTGCTGTTGCCGGGCGAAACGGAGTGGAAGCACTATGAACCAGGCCAGGTATTTAACGTACCGGGCCACAGCGAATTCCATCTTCAGGTTGCCGAACCTTCGTCATACCTGTGCCGTTACCTGAAAGACTAG
- a CDS encoding AroM family protein, translating into MADFPNNNPPDNNSPCFLKTNARLKPINNVVDDVAKNLAKVNLVEKGLMRQTLATITLGTAPQGDLHPLLLEHIPETQIAHFGLLNGLSAAEIKQRYAPVAGEKVTMTHTEGGSFIALSAARVSEALQVIIKQLEGKGFSTILVLCAGEYKNLVADSAVLLEPYSILPPLVNAIANGYQVGVIVARAEYINEQTYKWRSLQWTPHFAVASPWEMGNDRLIEAALTLQDRGADILLLDCLGYYQRHRDCLEKLLGIPVLLSNTLIARLAAELLV; encoded by the coding sequence TTGGCCGATTTTCCGAATAATAACCCGCCAGACAATAACTCTCCGTGCTTTTTAAAAACCAATGCTAGGCTGAAACCAATTAATAACGTGGTTGATGATGTTGCCAAAAATCTGGCAAAGGTTAATTTGGTGGAAAAGGGATTGATGAGGCAGACGCTGGCGACCATAACACTTGGCACCGCGCCGCAGGGTGACTTGCATCCGTTGCTGCTGGAACATATCCCGGAAACGCAAATTGCGCATTTTGGTTTGCTGAACGGTCTGTCAGCTGCTGAAATTAAACAGCGATACGCACCGGTTGCAGGTGAAAAAGTCACCATGACGCATACCGAAGGCGGCTCTTTTATTGCTTTGTCCGCAGCGAGAGTCAGCGAGGCGTTGCAGGTAATAATAAAACAGCTGGAAGGAAAGGGATTTTCTACCATCCTGGTTTTGTGTGCCGGTGAATATAAAAATCTGGTCGCGGACAGCGCCGTTTTGCTTGAGCCTTACAGCATTCTGCCACCGCTGGTCAATGCAATCGCCAACGGGTATCAGGTCGGGGTGATAGTGGCGCGTGCAGAGTACATCAATGAACAGACTTATAAATGGCGCAGTCTGCAATGGACTCCCCATTTTGCGGTGGCCAGTCCTTGGGAAATGGGCAATGATCGGCTTATTGAAGCCGCACTTACGTTACAGGATCGCGGAGCGGACATCCTGCTGCTGGATTGCCTTGGCTACTATCAGCGGCACCGGGATTGCCTGGAAAAGCTGCTCGGTATACCTGTGCTGCTCTCCAATACGCTTATCGCCCGGCTTGCAGCAGAACTTCTGGTGTAA
- a CDS encoding YaiA family protein produces MPGKPPYPRVANIKPVEKGSSGKSVTWYELRADHRKPDTLISEHETEQEAIDAKARYEDQQKG; encoded by the coding sequence ATACCGGGCAAACCACCTTACCCGCGCGTAGCCAATATTAAACCGGTTGAAAAAGGGTCTTCTGGCAAATCGGTCACCTGGTACGAATTGCGTGCTGACCATCGCAAACCCGATACCTTAATCAGCGAACATGAAACCGAGCAGGAAGCTATTGACGCGAAAGCGCGCTATGAAGACCAGCAAAAAGGATAA